Proteins encoded together in one Microbacterium sp. zg-Y625 window:
- a CDS encoding glucose-6-phosphate dehydrogenase, whose protein sequence is MKIVASADWRDAVPFETPVVVADVVPGDPAHCVACRTEADPIPRTELWAIKHRHPKHHDGFVRFYCAQHLPAIEKPAPAPVAAPARKSRSTARPAARPERTPAVRRSSSVDEAPRAMCPNCFVEVSATGLCGMCGTQVV, encoded by the coding sequence ATGAAGATCGTCGCATCAGCAGACTGGCGGGACGCTGTCCCCTTCGAGACCCCGGTGGTCGTCGCGGACGTGGTACCGGGAGATCCGGCGCACTGCGTCGCCTGCCGTACCGAGGCCGACCCGATCCCCCGCACGGAGCTGTGGGCGATCAAGCACCGGCATCCCAAGCACCACGACGGCTTCGTGCGGTTCTACTGCGCGCAGCACCTTCCCGCGATCGAGAAGCCGGCACCGGCTCCCGTCGCCGCCCCGGCGCGCAAGTCCCGTTCCACCGCGCGCCCTGCGGCGCGCCCGGAGCGCACCCCCGCGGTGCGTCGCAGCTCTTCGGTCGACGAAGCCCCCCGGGCGATGTGCCCGAACTGCTTCGTGGAGGTATCGGCGACCGGGCTGTGCGGCATGTGCGGCACCCAGGTGGTCTGA
- a CDS encoding SDR family oxidoreductase, translating to MDATFSPTHAIVTASDSGIGAATAIALAEAGLDVGITWHSDEEGAQQTAEAVRARGARAVVTQFDATDLVGASQVLERLAEELGGVDVFVNNAGGGGGTGVLDLSLDEWRSTVALNLDGAFVGMQWAARRMADAGRGGRIVAITSVHEHQPRVGSAAYVAAKHGLGGLVKTMAQELGDRQITVNAVAPGEIATPMNDMESADAEQTHRPGIPLARPGRPEEIAAVVAFLASPAASYVTGVSWPVDGGMLQMGPQAGSHLESDQWRQP from the coding sequence ATGGACGCGACCTTCTCCCCCACCCACGCCATCGTGACCGCTTCGGACTCCGGCATCGGCGCCGCGACCGCCATCGCCCTGGCCGAGGCAGGGCTCGACGTCGGCATCACCTGGCACTCCGACGAAGAAGGTGCTCAGCAGACAGCCGAGGCCGTGCGCGCCCGCGGCGCACGCGCCGTCGTCACGCAGTTCGACGCGACCGACCTGGTCGGCGCGTCCCAGGTGCTCGAGCGGCTGGCCGAGGAACTCGGCGGCGTCGACGTCTTCGTCAACAACGCCGGGGGCGGCGGCGGCACCGGCGTGCTCGACCTGTCGCTGGACGAGTGGCGTTCGACGGTCGCCCTCAACCTCGACGGCGCCTTCGTCGGCATGCAGTGGGCCGCCCGGCGCATGGCCGACGCGGGCCGCGGCGGCCGCATCGTCGCGATCACGAGCGTGCACGAGCACCAGCCGCGGGTGGGCTCCGCCGCGTACGTCGCCGCCAAACACGGCCTGGGCGGGCTCGTGAAGACCATGGCGCAGGAGCTCGGCGACCGGCAGATCACCGTCAACGCCGTCGCCCCGGGCGAGATCGCGACCCCGATGAACGACATGGAATCCGCGGACGCGGAGCAGACCCACCGACCCGGCATTCCGCTGGCGCGGCCCGGCCGCCCGGAGGAGATCGCGGCGGTCGTCGCCTTCCTCGCATCCCCCGCCGCCTCGTACGTGACGGGGGTCAGCTGGCCCGTCGACGGCGGCATGCTGCAGATGGGCCCGCAGGCCGGATCGCACCTCGAAAGCGACCAGTGGCGTCAGCCCTGA
- a CDS encoding SGNH/GDSL hydrolase family protein produces the protein MTVDSHARSRRPAWPIVLLAAAVAAICVLGLWRPWQAASAPAAGAPGAVAAVTPAALELPATPRVLVFGDSWTYGSAASDPTRGYAYVAAETLGWDAVVDGVRGSGYLKPGIDGGSFGERIAALDAALRPDLAILQGSINDRRLGAEGYREAVSAAWDDLRSTYPDAQIVVLGPAPQVLPVERETARIDADLRELAAARGWWYVSPLAEEWITPSRYLDVIDTSDVGRDHPSTAGHAYLASRLIEAIAGISVTTDAAADSTVSPLVP, from the coding sequence GTGACGGTAGACAGCCACGCGCGATCCCGACGCCCTGCGTGGCCGATCGTGCTGCTGGCCGCCGCCGTCGCCGCGATCTGCGTCCTCGGGCTCTGGCGGCCCTGGCAGGCGGCCTCGGCGCCCGCCGCCGGCGCACCGGGAGCGGTCGCCGCCGTCACACCGGCGGCGCTCGAGCTGCCCGCAACACCCCGTGTGCTGGTCTTCGGCGACTCGTGGACCTACGGGTCCGCGGCAAGCGACCCGACGCGCGGCTACGCGTACGTCGCCGCCGAGACGCTCGGGTGGGATGCGGTCGTCGACGGCGTCCGCGGCAGCGGGTACCTGAAGCCCGGCATCGACGGCGGCTCCTTCGGCGAGCGGATCGCGGCGCTCGACGCTGCGCTGCGCCCGGACCTCGCGATCCTGCAGGGATCCATCAACGACCGCCGGCTGGGCGCGGAGGGCTACCGCGAGGCGGTCAGCGCCGCCTGGGACGACCTGAGGTCGACGTACCCCGATGCGCAGATCGTGGTGCTGGGACCTGCGCCGCAGGTGCTGCCCGTGGAACGCGAGACGGCGCGCATCGACGCCGACCTGCGCGAGCTCGCCGCGGCTCGCGGCTGGTGGTACGTCTCCCCGCTCGCCGAGGAGTGGATCACCCCTTCTCGGTACCTCGACGTCATCGACACCTCCGACGTCGGCCGCGACCACCCGTCCACCGCCGGCCACGCCTACCTCGCGTCCCGGCTCATCGAGGCGATCGCCGGCATCTCGGTCACGACGGATGCCGCGGCGGACAGCACCGTGAGCCCCCTCGTGCCCTGA
- a CDS encoding transglutaminase-like domain-containing protein has protein sequence MHRKVTAELDLELGSDVDLILQISAARTAHLVTEQLTLHQGGRDRTPTEIVDPAGGRLHRLRGEPGELRVRYEAVLDIAPGTAPHTDLETITYLRPSRYCQSDELFAQARRQFRGLSGRDLVAAIEDFVARSTTYTLGLSQGTDSAVTTLSTGQGVCRDYAHLVIALLRAMDVPARYAACYAPGLRPMDFHAVAEAYLDGAWYVIDATRLSHRGSLVRIATGRDAADCAFLSYHGGYVGLTRMYVDAWLVPEDAEDAASQAAAAAASDPASDDPSQLVQLA, from the coding sequence GTGCATCGCAAAGTGACCGCCGAACTCGACCTGGAACTGGGGTCCGACGTCGACCTCATCCTTCAGATCTCCGCGGCGCGCACGGCGCACCTCGTGACCGAGCAGCTGACCCTGCACCAGGGCGGGCGGGACCGCACGCCGACCGAGATCGTCGACCCCGCCGGGGGCCGGCTTCACCGCCTGCGCGGCGAGCCGGGAGAGCTGCGGGTGCGGTACGAGGCGGTGCTCGACATCGCGCCCGGAACGGCGCCGCACACCGACCTCGAGACGATCACCTATCTGCGCCCCAGCCGGTACTGCCAATCCGACGAGCTGTTCGCGCAGGCGCGCCGTCAGTTCCGCGGGCTCTCGGGCCGGGATCTCGTCGCCGCCATCGAGGACTTCGTGGCCAGGAGCACGACGTACACGCTGGGACTGAGTCAGGGCACCGACTCGGCGGTGACGACCCTCAGCACCGGCCAGGGCGTCTGCCGCGATTACGCCCACCTGGTGATCGCGCTGCTGCGGGCGATGGACGTGCCCGCCCGCTATGCCGCCTGCTACGCGCCGGGGCTTCGTCCCATGGATTTCCACGCCGTCGCCGAGGCGTACCTCGACGGCGCCTGGTACGTCATCGACGCCACCCGGCTGTCGCATCGCGGGTCGCTCGTGCGCATCGCGACGGGACGGGATGCCGCCGACTGCGCGTTCCTGAGCTACCACGGCGGCTACGTCGGGCTCACCCGCATGTACGTGGACGCCTGGCTCGTCCCCGAAGACGCCGAGGACGCCGCCTCGCAGGCCGCCGCTGCCGCGGCATCCGACCCCGCCTCGGACGATCCGTCGCAGCTGGTGCAGCTGGCCTGA
- a CDS encoding arginine--tRNA ligase: protein MDPEALSAVLLDVVRPAAEARRAGSTEGLTPADLPLDRPKNRDHGDWASNAALKLAKAVGANPREFAAEIAEALGAVDGIASVEVAGPGFINIRLDAATAGALAKTIVEAGAAFGRNDSQRGNTINLEFVSANPTGPMHIGHTRWAALGDAMARLLLACDATLVREFYINDAGAQMDRFGASVLAAMKGEPTPEGGYAGAYIDELAQRVQAADPGILDLPADEQLVAARDRAYDLQLGELQASLAKFNVHFDVFFSERVLHAPGADGGPSLVEEAVERLRAQGHVFDQDGAVWVRTTDFGDDKDRVIRRSNGEFTYFAADAAYYLNKSDRGFKHKIYLLGADHHGYVHRLKALAGAAGDDPEKDVEVLIGQLVSINGARLSKRAGNIIELDDLREWLGTDALRYSLARYPADSPLTLDPEILQKRTNDNPVFYVQYAHARTHNVTRNAAESGVDRSAFAPELLEHETESALLGALQEFPRTVAFAAEVREPHRVARYLEELAGLYHRWYDNCRVIPLGDDPVTDLHRTRLWLNDATGQVLRNGLDLLGVSAPERM from the coding sequence ATGGATCCTGAAGCCCTCTCCGCTGTCCTGCTCGACGTCGTCCGCCCGGCCGCCGAGGCGCGACGTGCGGGCTCGACCGAGGGGCTCACGCCCGCCGATCTGCCGCTGGACCGGCCGAAGAACCGCGACCACGGCGACTGGGCGTCCAACGCCGCGCTGAAGCTCGCGAAGGCCGTGGGGGCGAACCCGCGCGAGTTCGCCGCCGAGATCGCCGAGGCGCTCGGCGCCGTCGACGGCATCGCGTCGGTCGAGGTCGCCGGCCCCGGATTCATCAACATCCGCCTGGATGCCGCCACGGCGGGTGCCCTCGCGAAGACCATCGTCGAGGCGGGTGCCGCCTTCGGTCGCAACGACAGCCAGCGCGGCAACACGATCAACCTCGAGTTCGTCAGCGCCAACCCCACCGGTCCGATGCACATCGGACACACCCGGTGGGCGGCGCTCGGTGACGCGATGGCCCGCCTGCTGCTGGCCTGTGACGCGACGCTGGTGCGCGAGTTCTACATCAACGACGCCGGTGCGCAGATGGACCGGTTCGGCGCCTCCGTGCTTGCCGCGATGAAGGGCGAGCCGACCCCGGAGGGCGGCTACGCCGGCGCCTACATCGACGAGCTCGCCCAGCGGGTGCAGGCCGCAGATCCCGGCATCCTGGACCTCCCCGCCGATGAGCAGCTGGTGGCCGCGCGCGACCGTGCCTACGACCTGCAGCTCGGCGAGCTGCAGGCGTCGCTGGCGAAGTTCAACGTCCACTTCGACGTCTTCTTCAGCGAACGGGTGCTGCACGCCCCCGGCGCCGACGGCGGACCGAGCCTCGTCGAGGAGGCCGTGGAGCGCCTGCGCGCCCAGGGCCACGTGTTCGACCAGGACGGCGCGGTGTGGGTGCGCACCACCGACTTCGGCGACGACAAGGACCGGGTCATCCGTCGCTCGAACGGCGAGTTCACCTACTTCGCCGCGGACGCCGCGTACTACCTCAACAAGAGCGACCGCGGCTTCAAGCACAAGATCTACCTGCTCGGCGCCGACCACCACGGCTACGTGCACCGTCTGAAGGCGCTCGCCGGTGCCGCCGGCGACGACCCCGAGAAGGACGTCGAGGTGCTCATCGGTCAGCTCGTCTCGATCAACGGTGCCCGCCTCTCCAAGCGCGCCGGCAACATCATCGAGCTCGACGACCTGCGCGAATGGCTCGGCACCGACGCGCTGCGGTACTCGCTCGCGCGCTATCCCGCCGACTCCCCGCTGACGCTGGATCCCGAGATCCTGCAGAAGCGCACGAACGACAACCCCGTCTTCTACGTGCAGTACGCCCACGCGCGCACCCACAACGTCACGCGCAACGCCGCCGAAAGCGGGGTGGACCGCAGCGCCTTCGCTCCCGAGCTGCTCGAGCACGAGACCGAGTCGGCGCTGCTGGGCGCCCTGCAGGAGTTCCCGCGCACCGTCGCCTTCGCCGCAGAGGTGCGCGAGCCGCACCGTGTGGCGCGCTACCTCGAGGAGCTGGCGGGCCTGTACCACCGCTGGTACGACAACTGCCGCGTGATCCCGCTGGGTGACGACCCCGTCACCGACCTGCACCGCACTCGCCTGTGGCTGAACGATGCGACCGGCCAGGTGCTGCGCAACGGCCTGGATCTGCTCGGGGTGAGTGCGCCCGAGCGCATGTGA
- a CDS encoding DUF2993 domain-containing protein → MTGDTHPTQPLPDPAAQWVLSSSEPAAPQKRRRRGLGWVVAAVIVVVLAVAAWFVAEAVARNIVIDTVRQRIIAELALPKDQQIDVALEGAVLPQLIGGALTSIRISSDDVRQGDFSADVVVEARDVPIRGDGEMRDAHAVVTLDESQLRGLLSAVEDFPVETVGIAAPDITASIELSLFGAKVPVGLSLTPSAEEGELVLTPTSIQVAGSDITADELRRQFGIVSNAVLRDWPVCIAEYLPRGLTLADVAVEGDRLRAGFDVDDRLLLDDALLADGTCA, encoded by the coding sequence ATGACGGGCGACACGCACCCCACCCAGCCGCTGCCGGACCCGGCGGCGCAGTGGGTGCTGTCGTCGTCGGAGCCCGCCGCCCCGCAGAAGCGCCGGCGACGCGGGCTGGGTTGGGTCGTGGCGGCGGTGATCGTCGTGGTCCTCGCCGTCGCCGCGTGGTTCGTGGCGGAGGCCGTTGCGCGCAACATCGTCATCGACACGGTGCGCCAGCGGATCATCGCGGAGCTCGCCCTGCCGAAGGACCAGCAGATCGACGTGGCGCTGGAGGGCGCCGTGCTTCCGCAGCTGATCGGCGGCGCGCTGACGAGCATTCGCATCTCGTCCGACGACGTGCGTCAGGGGGATTTCTCCGCCGACGTCGTCGTCGAAGCGCGCGATGTTCCCATCCGCGGCGACGGCGAGATGCGCGACGCCCACGCCGTCGTCACGCTCGACGAGTCCCAGCTGCGCGGGCTGCTCTCTGCCGTGGAGGATTTCCCCGTCGAGACGGTCGGCATCGCCGCCCCCGACATCACCGCCAGCATCGAGCTGTCACTGTTCGGCGCGAAGGTCCCCGTCGGGCTGTCGCTGACCCCGAGCGCCGAGGAGGGGGAGCTGGTGCTGACCCCCACATCGATCCAGGTCGCCGGTTCCGACATCACGGCCGACGAGCTGCGGCGCCAGTTCGGAATCGTCTCCAACGCCGTGCTGCGCGACTGGCCGGTGTGCATCGCCGAGTACCTGCCACGGGGGCTGACTCTCGCGGACGTCGCCGTGGAGGGCGACCGGCTGCGCGCCGGCTTCGACGTCGACGATCGCCTCCTCCTCGACGACGCCCTGCTGGCCGACGGCACCTGCGCCTGA
- the lysA gene encoding diaminopimelate decarboxylase, producing MSASPAHVPASDRLAKPDTANDLVAAVWPASADREDDGIVRIGGVPVTELKERFGTPLYVLDETEVRARARRTRAAFDAAAAEHGTTAEVYYAGKAFLSTEVVRWVTQEGLAVDVSTGGELAVALAAGTDPVRIGFHGNNKSTAEISRAVEVGVGSIVIDSDAEIARVAEAAAARGIVQSVRLRVNSGVHAETHDFLATAHEDQKFGFPLARAVEVVGRIRELPSLRFDGLHCHIGSQIFGVAGFRESAARLVEVHAQLLSGGPVPVLNLGGGFGIAYTSADDPTPIEELADGIVGAVAGECAERGIALPSLAVEPGRSIVGPAGVTLYEVGTVKPVQATDELRRLYVSVDGGMSDNARPALYGAQYSARVVSRASDAEPALARVVGKHCESGDIVVEAEYLPGDVAPGDLLAVPATGAYCFSLASNYNYIPRPPVVAVAEGSARVIVRGESIDDLLARDAGISSTEGTE from the coding sequence GTGTCCGCCTCGCCCGCCCATGTCCCCGCGTCCGATCGCCTCGCGAAGCCCGACACCGCGAACGACCTGGTCGCGGCCGTGTGGCCCGCATCGGCGGACCGAGAAGACGACGGCATCGTGCGCATCGGCGGAGTACCGGTCACCGAACTGAAGGAACGCTTCGGCACCCCCCTCTACGTGCTGGACGAGACCGAGGTGCGCGCACGGGCGCGTCGCACCCGCGCCGCGTTCGACGCCGCCGCCGCCGAGCACGGCACCACCGCCGAGGTCTACTACGCCGGCAAGGCGTTCCTGTCGACCGAGGTGGTGCGCTGGGTCACCCAGGAGGGGCTGGCCGTCGACGTCTCGACGGGCGGTGAGCTGGCCGTCGCCCTCGCCGCCGGCACCGACCCCGTGCGCATCGGCTTCCACGGCAACAACAAGAGCACCGCCGAGATCTCCCGCGCCGTCGAGGTGGGCGTCGGATCGATCGTCATCGACAGCGACGCCGAGATCGCCCGCGTCGCCGAGGCCGCTGCCGCCCGCGGCATCGTGCAGTCGGTGCGGTTGCGGGTCAACAGCGGCGTCCACGCCGAGACCCACGACTTCCTCGCGACCGCGCACGAGGACCAGAAGTTCGGCTTTCCGCTGGCCCGCGCCGTCGAGGTCGTCGGTCGCATCCGCGAGCTTCCCAGCCTGCGTTTCGACGGATTGCACTGTCACATCGGCTCCCAGATCTTCGGGGTGGCCGGCTTCCGGGAATCCGCCGCCCGTCTGGTCGAGGTGCACGCACAACTGCTCTCCGGCGGCCCGGTGCCGGTGCTCAACCTCGGCGGCGGCTTCGGCATCGCCTACACCTCGGCCGACGACCCGACCCCCATCGAAGAGCTCGCCGACGGCATCGTCGGCGCGGTCGCGGGGGAGTGCGCCGAGCGCGGCATCGCGCTCCCTTCCCTCGCCGTCGAGCCCGGGCGATCGATCGTGGGACCCGCCGGCGTCACCCTCTACGAGGTCGGCACCGTCAAGCCGGTCCAGGCCACCGACGAGCTGCGGCGGCTGTACGTGAGCGTCGACGGCGGGATGAGCGACAACGCCCGCCCGGCCCTCTACGGCGCGCAGTACTCCGCACGCGTGGTCTCGCGCGCGAGCGATGCCGAACCGGCCCTGGCGCGGGTGGTCGGCAAGCACTGCGAATCCGGCGACATCGTCGTCGAGGCCGAGTACCTGCCCGGCGACGTCGCCCCCGGCGACCTGCTGGCCGTCCCCGCGACGGGCGCCTACTGCTTCTCGCTCGCGAGCAACTACAACTACATCCCCCGCCCGCCCGTCGTGGCGGTCGCCGAGGGCTCCGCCCGCGTGATCGTGCGCGGCGAGTCCATCGACGACCTGCTGGCGCGCGACGCGGGGATCTCATCGACGGAGGGAACTGAATGA
- a CDS encoding homoserine dehydrogenase — protein sequence MTDYRRLRVALLGAGAVGSQVADLLLKHGDELADRAGAELELAGIAVRDIDAPRDVDLPRELFTTDPEPLIVGSDIVIELMGGIEPARSLILHAINSGADVVTANKALLATHGPEIFEAAEQVGASVYYEAAAAGAIPIIRPLRDSLAGDRVRRIMGIVNGTTNYILDRMDAEGAEFDDVLAQAQQLGYAEADPTADIEGYDAAQKAAILASLAFHTAVPLDAVHREGIVGIDKAMMDAARHAGYVIKLLAVCERMSVDGETSPTGEAISVRVYPALVPRAHPLASVHGANNAVFVQAEAAGDLMFYGAGAGGVQTASAVLGDIVSAARRHIAGGVGVGESTRANLPVLPIAEVCTRYQITLEVDDLPGVLATIAGILSDGRVSIATVEQNILSGGEDAEAGQEAGVARLVIGTHTARERDLSETVARLAESGVVERVVSVLRVEGN from the coding sequence ATGACCGACTACCGCCGCCTGCGCGTCGCGCTGCTGGGAGCGGGAGCCGTGGGGTCGCAGGTCGCCGACCTGCTGCTCAAACACGGCGACGAGCTCGCCGACCGCGCTGGAGCCGAGCTCGAACTCGCGGGCATCGCGGTACGGGACATCGACGCGCCGCGCGACGTCGACCTGCCGCGGGAGCTGTTCACCACCGATCCCGAGCCCCTCATCGTCGGCAGCGACATCGTCATCGAGCTGATGGGCGGCATCGAGCCGGCCCGGAGCCTCATCCTGCACGCCATCAACTCCGGCGCCGACGTCGTGACCGCCAACAAGGCGCTGCTGGCCACCCACGGCCCCGAGATCTTCGAGGCTGCAGAGCAGGTGGGCGCGTCGGTGTACTACGAAGCCGCCGCCGCCGGCGCGATCCCGATCATCCGGCCGCTGCGCGATTCCCTCGCCGGCGACCGCGTGCGCCGCATCATGGGGATCGTCAACGGAACCACCAACTACATCCTCGACCGGATGGATGCCGAAGGCGCCGAATTCGACGACGTCCTCGCCCAGGCGCAGCAGCTCGGCTATGCAGAAGCCGACCCGACGGCCGACATCGAGGGCTACGACGCCGCTCAGAAGGCCGCGATCCTCGCGAGCCTCGCCTTCCACACCGCCGTTCCGCTGGACGCGGTGCACCGTGAGGGCATCGTCGGCATCGACAAGGCGATGATGGATGCTGCGCGGCACGCCGGCTACGTCATCAAGCTGCTCGCGGTGTGCGAGCGCATGAGCGTCGACGGCGAGACCTCGCCCACGGGCGAGGCGATCTCGGTGCGCGTGTATCCCGCTCTCGTCCCCCGCGCGCACCCGCTGGCGAGCGTGCACGGCGCGAACAACGCCGTGTTCGTGCAGGCCGAGGCGGCCGGGGACCTCATGTTCTACGGTGCCGGTGCCGGTGGCGTGCAGACCGCGTCGGCGGTGCTCGGCGACATCGTCTCGGCAGCCCGGCGGCACATCGCCGGCGGGGTCGGGGTGGGGGAGTCCACCCGGGCCAACCTGCCGGTCCTCCCCATCGCCGAGGTGTGCACCCGCTATCAGATCACCCTGGAGGTCGACGACCTCCCGGGCGTGCTGGCGACGATCGCCGGCATTCTCAGTGACGGCCGCGTCTCCATCGCCACGGTCGAGCAGAACATCCTGTCCGGCGGCGAAGACGCCGAGGCAGGCCAGGAGGCGGGCGTCGCCCGGCTCGTCATCGGAACGCACACGGCGCGTGAGCGGGACCTCAGCGAGACGGTGGCCCGCCTCGCCGAGAGCGGCGTGGTGGAACGCGTCGTGTCCGTGCTGCGCGTGGAGGGGAACTGA